The nucleotide window CATGGAGAGCGAGCTCCAGGTCACGATGTCCTCTCATCAGTACAGCGCCATCCAAAGCCTCAAGCAGACCAACAACGCCATTGTGGTGTGCGGCATGATCGCCCTGGCGGGTGGTGCCGTGTTTTCGTGGATGCTGTTCCTCTATCTCGGGAACCAGGATAAGCAGCACCAACTCAGCGTGGAGAAGGAAACCGCGCAGAAGGCGGACCGCGCGAAGAGCGAGTTCCTCGCCATGATGAGCCACGAGATCCGCACGCCGATGAATGCCATCCTCGGCTTCGGCGAACTCCTTCACGACTCCGCGACCACCACCCGCGAAAAGAAGTTCACCGAGGCCATCCTCACCAGCGGCAACTCCCTCCTCACCCTCATCAATGACATCCTCGATATTTCAAAGATCGAGGCTGGCAAGATGGAGATTCACAGCGAGCCCGTGCGGATGGATGAATTGGAGCGGAACCTTGCCGTTTTCTTCGCGTTCCGCGCTTCGGAAAAGGGGCTCGACTACCGGGTGATCCTGGACCCCTCGGTACCGCCCGTGCTGGTTTTCGATCCGCTGCGGGTCCGGCAGGTGCTGCTGAACCTCATCGGGAACGCCCTGAAATTCACCCGCGTGGGATCGGTCGCCGTCAAAATAGGCCCCTTCAAGCCGATGGGGGGCAAGTCCCGCGGCATTCTGAGATTTCTCGTGGAGGATACCGGCATCGGCATTCCGGAGGACGAGTTGGAATCCGTGTTCCGCCCCTTCTTCCAGATTGATTCGCATGACCGCCGCGAGTTCCAAGGCACCGGCCTGGGGCTGGCGATCAGCCGTCGCCTTACCTCGATGATGGGTGGTTCCCTCAATGTGGCCAGCCAGGTCGGCAAGGGTTCGAAATTCCGATTGGAACTGCCGGTCCAATTAGCGGACGAAGGCGAGTTGGAGGAATTGCCGGACGCCCCCGCGGAGGTGGATTTCGATCGCCTTATTCCTTCGAAGATTCTCGTCGCGGATGCCGGGGAGTTCGACCGGGAGGTCATCCGTGGCTTCCTGGCGGACAGCGACCATCAGATTTTCGAGGCGGAGCGCAGCGAGGAGGTGGCGGACATCTGCGGGTGCCACCGCCCGGATGTGATCCTTTTGGATCTGTGGTCGCCGGGATTGGATGGCCGTGCGATCCGCAAGAAGCTGAAGGCTGATCCTGCCACGCGGTCCATTCCGCTGATCGCGGTTTCCGCCACGCCTTTGCTCGACGATGGTTCAGGCCTGAGTGCCTTGTTTGAGGGTGCGCTGGAAAAACCCATCAACCGCGCCGCCCTTCTCGCCCAGTTGGGAAAAATCCTGCCTGCCCGTCAGACCGCACCCCGGAAAGCCGCTCGCGGGGATACCTTGGTGGACGGCGGCTGGAGATTGGAAAGGCGGACCACTGCCGAATGGTCGGATCTGCTCGCCGCCTTGCAGGGACCGTTGGCCCGCGAGGCGGAACGCCTTGCGGCTGTCATGCCGATGCAGGCGTCGCTGGAATTCGCGAAACGCCTGGCGGCCCGGGCCGATGACTCCACGCCGCCGCTTGCCGGCTTCGCCGCGCAGTTGCAGGGACATCTGGAAGCCTTTGAAACCGATGCTGCGGCTGCATGCCTGCGGCGTCTTCCCGCACTTGCGGACTCGCTTACCACCGCTCTTTCCACCCATACTGCTCCGTGATGCATCACCCGCGTTCCGTCATCCTTGTCATCGACGACGAGCCGAAGAACATCCAGGTCGTCGGTTCCCTGCTGTTGCGCGAGGGCTACGAAATCATCACCGCCCGTGGAGGTGAGGAGGGACTGGCGAAGGCCCGCGAGGTGAGGCCGGATCTGATCCTGCTGGATGTGATGATGCCCGGCATCAGCGGCGTGGAGGTGGCGTGCCGCCTGCAGGACGACCCGGATTGGCCCGCGGTCCCCATCATTTTTCTGTCCGCCGCCACCGACAAGACCTTCATCATCGAGGCTCTCTCGGCGGGTGGCGTCGACTACGTCACCAAGCCCTTCCATGGGCCGGAGCTGCTGCGCCGCATCGAACTCCATCTCGGCTTGCGTCGCACCAGCCGCCGGTTGGAGGAGGAAATCGCCGAGAAGAACCGTCTCGTCGAGGTCCTTGCCCATGACCTGAAGAACCCGCTCGGCTCCGTCCGCTTCTCCGCCCGCCTGTTGGAGGAACAGCAGGCCGGGCCGAAGGTGGACCGTCTCGCGGGGATGATCCTGGAGGCCTCGGATCGCGCCATCGAGATTGTCGAGTCACTCTTGGAGATCCGTTGGGTGGAGAATGCCAAGGCCACTCTGAAATCAGAGCCTCTGGATCTGGCGGAACTCCTGGCCGAGGTGTCCAAGGGTTTTTCCACCCGTGCCGATGAGAAGGGCATCGATCTCCGAAGCGCACCCGTCGCGGGAGCGGTGGTGGTCGTCGCCGACCGGGGATGCTTGCTGCGGGTGCTGGAAAACCTCCTCTCGAATGCCCTGAAGTTTTCTCCTCCCGGCACCACCGTCACCTTGGCGGCGCGTCGTGATGCGGATGTGGGCATGGTTTCGATCGAAGACGAAGGGCCGGGCATCCCGGATAGCGAAATCCCGCGCCTGTTCCAGCGCTATGCCCGCCTGAGCAGCCGCCCGACCGGCGGGGAATCCTCCACGGGACTCGGCCTCAGCATCGTGAAGGAATTGACCGAGGCGATGGGAGGCTCGGTGGGCTACTACACTTCTCCCGGAGGCGGCGCGGGATTCAGGCTGAGGCTGCCGCTGGAAGCCTAGGTGGAAAACGAAAACACCCCGGAACCACGCGGATTCCAGGGTGCCTCGGGGGTTCCTTGGGGAGAAAAGTATCAATGGCTGCGGCTGCCGCGAGGGTCTTGTGGACTCTGGCCGCGTCCTTGGCTCCGGCCTTGGCCACCGCCGTTCGGCGGGCCACCTTCGGAGGGCGGCGGTCCGGGTGGGCGACCCGGCGGGCGCATTTCTTCCGGGCTCAGTTGGCCGTCGCCGTTTTTGTCGAGTTTCTTCAGGGACTCGGCGGCCGCTTGAATTTCATCGGCGGAGATGATGCCGTCGTGATTGAGATCGAGCGCGGCGAAAAGGGGCGGTGGCGGAGGCTTGGGCCGGTCCTCGTTTTCCATCGGTGCCGGTTGCTGGTCATAGGCGGCCGGAGGTGTATCCTCGGTGCCACTGTCCTCGCCGTCGCGGGGCGGAGGAGGAGGTGGTTGCACTTCATCCATGGAGATTTCACCATCACCATTCCTGTCGAGAGAGGAGAGGTCGGCGGAAGCCTTGGCCAGTTCGTCGGCGCTGATGGTGCCGTCCTTGTTGGTATCAAGCACCCGGAGAATAGGACCCGGCGGACCCGGCCGCGGAGGTGGCGGCGGTCGATCGTGGTCTTGAGCCGAAGCGAGTGAAGCGAGGGCCGCGAGCAAGGCGGCTGTGGTCGTGGTTTTCATAGTTCGATGAGATGGGGCGGCCCTCATGGATCCGCTGAAGATGGAACCATCCACTTGTTAAGGAACTATGTCTGAGATGGCGGGAAATTGTGAAATTGGTGTAAATCACGTGGGCTGTCTTTTTTGTAAAGATGGGGTAAAACGGTTCGCTCGTCGCACCCTCATTGGGTGATGATCCCCCCAAACTCCCGGCATGAATTCCACTGAATCCGACAATGGAAGACCCCTTTTGCTGGTCGATGACGACCGCAAGCTCTGCGGACTGATCCGTGACTATCTCACGCCGCTGGGCTGGAAGGTGGATATCCGCCACACCGGGCCCGAGGGCTTGGAAGCTGCGGTTCAAGGAGGCTATCAGGCGGTGATTCTGGATGTGATGATGCCCGGGATGGATGGGTTTGATGTGCTGAGGGAGCTGCGGAAGCGTTCGGATGTGCCCGTGCTCATGCTGACGGCGATGGGGGATGAGGCGGACCGCATCGCCGGCTTGGAAACCGGTGCCGATGACTATTTGCCGAAGACCTTCTCGGTCCGCGAGTTGTTGGCCAGGTTGCGGGCCGTCACCCGCCGGCACGCGGGGCCTTCCGAAAAGAAGGGACCCAGCGAATGGGCTGCGGGCGAGCTCCGTCTGTGCGAGGATTCCCATACCGCGGTCCTCGGTGACCGGCCTCTGGAGCTGACCGCGCTCGAGTTTGCCCTTCTCACCGAACTGCTTCGCTCCAAGGGGCGAGTGAAAACCCGCGAGCAGCTCATCGAGCAGGTGTCCGAACGGCGTTTTGATATTTTTGACCGTTCGATCGACGTCCATGTTTCGGCCTTGCGGCGGAAACTCGGAGACGATCCGCGGGAACCGCGGTATATCCGCACGGTGCGGGGCGTCGGCTACGTGCTCGGCGATCCGGATTCCCGTTCATGAAAAGTTCCTGGCGACACTCCCTGCTGGCAAAGATGCTCGGCTGGCTGGCGCTGCATCTGTTGGTGCTCGCGCTCATCTTCGGGGGATTGCTCGCTCTTCAACTGAGACTGGGGCTGGATTCCCTGCTCGCCGGACGCACCGGTGATCACCTGAAGGACCTCGGAGAAGTGGTGGGTGCGGAGTTGCGCGCGACCCCGCGCACGGAGTGGCCCACCGTGCTTTCCCGCCACTCCGCCAGCCGCGGTTTGCAGTTGGATGTCTGGCAGCCGCCGGAGCGATGGGAAGCAGGTGCTTTCAAGGGAGTGCCCCGTAATGTCATGGACCGGATCCGGGAAGCCCGCCTGCCCCAGTCCCAGCGTTCCCAGAATCCTCCGCCACTCCAGGGGCGGCCACCCGGAGATCGTCCGCCGCCCCCGCCGCCTCGCGCGGGTGGCGATGACCTCTTTGATGGCGGATTGCTGGGGGATGGACCGCCCGAAAACCGCCGCCAAGGCCCGCCGCCAGGGCGGCGGAATGAACAGGATGAGGACTTCCAGCCCCCCCGGGGTCGCCCGTTGCCCGCATCCGCTCCCGTGTTTCTTGTGCGCGGTGAGAGCGGTAATGGATACTGGGCCGGTATCGAATTCCCATTGCGTCCGGCTCCAGGAACCGGAGGTCCCCAGCACGCGTTGCTCATTGTCCGCAGCGAGGATCTGTCCGGCAATGGCCTGTTCTTTGAAATCAGGCCGTGGATTTTCGGCGGATTCGCCGTGTTGGCGGTCAGCGTCGCTTTTTGGGCGCCCTTTGCTCTCAGCATCACCCGCTATGTGGGGCGCCTCACCCGGGCCACCGAGCGGATTGCCGAAGGAGACTTCCAAGTCACCGTGGAGACTTCCCGCCGTGACGAACTCGGTCGGCTTGGAGTCGCCGTAACTGAAATGGCGGGGCGGCTCGATCGTTTCGTTTCCGGCCAACGCCGGTTCCTCGCGGACGTGGCGCATGAACTCTGCGCACCGCTCGCCCGGGTGCGCACCGGCATCGCCGTGCTCGAACAGACCGTCCCGGAAGACAACCAGGCCCGGCTTCTCTCGGTAGATGATGACGCCGGCGAGCTTGCCCGCCTCATTGATGAAATCCTCGCCTTCTCTCGCGCCGGAGCCGGACGCCCCCAGCTCCGCACGACCGAATTGGAGCCGTTGATCAGGGATGTGGCCGCGCGGGAAGGGGAAGAACTTGAGATCGCCTTCATTCTTGAACCTGATCTGACCGCACATGTGGATCTCCGGCTGTTGTCGCGTGCCTTCGGCAATCTGGTGAGGAACGTGAGAGTTCATGCAGGTGCGGGCGCCAAGCTGGAGATCATGGCTCGCCGCTTGGGCGCACAACTCTCGGTCACCTTTCGGGACAATGGTCCGGGTGTCCCTGCCGAGGACCTCCCCAGACTGTTCGAACCCTTCTACCGTCCCGATCGCTCCCGTACCCGGGATACCGGTGGTTCCGGTCTTGGCCTCGCCATCGTCCGCACCTGTATCGAAGCATGC belongs to Luteolibacter ambystomatis and includes:
- a CDS encoding CHASE3 domain-containing protein yields the protein MRREFRLKHALACSAAVLLVAVIVGTSIYGTRQNLDDFAAMLHARETLLEVQRLKSAVQDVESGQRGFIITGTDSYLDPYRRGREDAAAHLEKVSTLARGDASIAAHAAALRRLIARKLGEIEDVVGVRRTGGFDASREIVESGVGKELMDQIRDEFAAMESELQVTMSSHQYSAIQSLKQTNNAIVVCGMIALAGGAVFSWMLFLYLGNQDKQHQLSVEKETAQKADRAKSEFLAMMSHEIRTPMNAILGFGELLHDSATTTREKKFTEAILTSGNSLLTLINDILDISKIEAGKMEIHSEPVRMDELERNLAVFFAFRASEKGLDYRVILDPSVPPVLVFDPLRVRQVLLNLIGNALKFTRVGSVAVKIGPFKPMGGKSRGILRFLVEDTGIGIPEDELESVFRPFFQIDSHDRREFQGTGLGLAISRRLTSMMGGSLNVASQVGKGSKFRLELPVQLADEGELEELPDAPAEVDFDRLIPSKILVADAGEFDREVIRGFLADSDHQIFEAERSEEVADICGCHRPDVILLDLWSPGLDGRAIRKKLKADPATRSIPLIAVSATPLLDDGSGLSALFEGALEKPINRAALLAQLGKILPARQTAPRKAARGDTLVDGGWRLERRTTAEWSDLLAALQGPLAREAERLAAVMPMQASLEFAKRLAARADDSTPPLAGFAAQLQGHLEAFETDAAAACLRRLPALADSLTTALSTHTAP
- a CDS encoding hybrid sensor histidine kinase/response regulator, whose product is MHHPRSVILVIDDEPKNIQVVGSLLLREGYEIITARGGEEGLAKAREVRPDLILLDVMMPGISGVEVACRLQDDPDWPAVPIIFLSAATDKTFIIEALSAGGVDYVTKPFHGPELLRRIELHLGLRRTSRRLEEEIAEKNRLVEVLAHDLKNPLGSVRFSARLLEEQQAGPKVDRLAGMILEASDRAIEIVESLLEIRWVENAKATLKSEPLDLAELLAEVSKGFSTRADEKGIDLRSAPVAGAVVVVADRGCLLRVLENLLSNALKFSPPGTTVTLAARRDADVGMVSIEDEGPGIPDSEIPRLFQRYARLSSRPTGGESSTGLGLSIVKELTEAMGGSVGYYTSPGGGAGFRLRLPLEA
- a CDS encoding response regulator transcription factor, translated to MNSTESDNGRPLLLVDDDRKLCGLIRDYLTPLGWKVDIRHTGPEGLEAAVQGGYQAVILDVMMPGMDGFDVLRELRKRSDVPVLMLTAMGDEADRIAGLETGADDYLPKTFSVRELLARLRAVTRRHAGPSEKKGPSEWAAGELRLCEDSHTAVLGDRPLELTALEFALLTELLRSKGRVKTREQLIEQVSERRFDIFDRSIDVHVSALRRKLGDDPREPRYIRTVRGVGYVLGDPDSRS
- a CDS encoding sensor histidine kinase, translating into MKSSWRHSLLAKMLGWLALHLLVLALIFGGLLALQLRLGLDSLLAGRTGDHLKDLGEVVGAELRATPRTEWPTVLSRHSASRGLQLDVWQPPERWEAGAFKGVPRNVMDRIREARLPQSQRSQNPPPLQGRPPGDRPPPPPPRAGGDDLFDGGLLGDGPPENRRQGPPPGRRNEQDEDFQPPRGRPLPASAPVFLVRGESGNGYWAGIEFPLRPAPGTGGPQHALLIVRSEDLSGNGLFFEIRPWIFGGFAVLAVSVAFWAPFALSITRYVGRLTRATERIAEGDFQVTVETSRRDELGRLGVAVTEMAGRLDRFVSGQRRFLADVAHELCAPLARVRTGIAVLEQTVPEDNQARLLSVDDDAGELARLIDEILAFSRAGAGRPQLRTTELEPLIRDVAAREGEELEIAFILEPDLTAHVDLRLLSRAFGNLVRNVRVHAGAGAKLEIMARRLGAQLSVTFRDNGPGVPAEDLPRLFEPFYRPDRSRTRDTGGSGLGLAIVRTCIEACGGRVSASNPSEGGFEVAVSLPVE